Proteins encoded within one genomic window of Candidatus Hydrogenedentota bacterium:
- a CDS encoding amidohydrolase family protein: MPQETAAFTALHEAIAAIPLVDTHEHLPDESTLTGRSWSFFDFFEHYVSSDLVSAGMSREALEKMRNPSSGLSLEERWGLMAPYWPFVKTTGYGQAMTAYMADLFGIGDINERTYAELSRRINEARKPGWYRTVLKDKANIECSLVITWPGQPVAVDKAFFRAVPILDHYAIPGTRAELEQLEQESARSIQTLDQLLAAQEAALDAFFKQGIAAVKIFLAYRRTLRFDRVSKAEAARAFDRIWLSQSQELAFEDLKPLQDFMTRTLIERATGRNLPIQIHTGLQEGNGNYIANSDPTLLANVIMEYQDARFDLFHAGYPFTGELATMAKYFANVYADLCWVQAISPHVFKRTLHEWLDTIPANKIFAAGGDSNYVEGAYGHCAIARRLVAEVLAERMAQGTLDQARAMWLAGRLLRENAKAFFRL; encoded by the coding sequence ATGCCACAAGAGACGGCCGCCTTCACGGCGCTTCACGAAGCCATCGCCGCTATTCCGCTTGTAGACACCCACGAACACCTGCCCGACGAATCCACCCTGACCGGCCGCAGCTGGAGCTTCTTCGATTTCTTCGAGCATTACGTCTCGTCGGACCTGGTGTCCGCGGGCATGTCGCGCGAGGCACTCGAGAAAATGCGCAATCCGAGCAGCGGGTTGTCGTTGGAAGAGCGCTGGGGACTCATGGCCCCGTATTGGCCGTTCGTCAAGACCACGGGTTACGGACAGGCCATGACCGCCTACATGGCTGACCTGTTCGGCATCGGCGATATCAACGAGCGCACCTATGCGGAATTGTCGCGCCGGATCAACGAGGCCCGAAAACCCGGATGGTACCGCACCGTCCTGAAGGACAAGGCAAATATCGAATGCAGCCTGGTGATTACGTGGCCTGGCCAACCCGTGGCGGTCGACAAGGCCTTTTTCCGTGCCGTTCCGATACTGGACCATTACGCGATTCCCGGCACACGCGCGGAACTCGAGCAGCTCGAACAAGAATCCGCGCGCAGCATCCAGACCCTCGACCAGTTGCTTGCCGCGCAGGAAGCCGCTCTGGACGCATTCTTCAAACAGGGCATCGCCGCCGTCAAGATCTTCCTGGCCTACCGCCGCACGCTCCGATTCGACCGCGTCAGTAAAGCCGAGGCCGCGCGCGCATTTGACCGCATCTGGTTAAGCCAGAGCCAGGAACTCGCGTTCGAGGACCTCAAGCCGCTTCAGGATTTCATGACCCGGACCCTGATCGAACGTGCCACCGGACGCAACCTGCCCATTCAGATCCACACAGGGTTGCAGGAGGGCAACGGCAACTACATCGCCAACAGCGACCCCACGCTGCTCGCCAACGTCATCATGGAATACCAGGACGCGCGGTTTGACCTTTTCCACGCGGGATATCCGTTTACGGGCGAGCTGGCCACGATGGCGAAGTATTTCGCCAACGTCTATGCCGACTTGTGCTGGGTCCAGGCCATTTCCCCTCATGTTTTCAAGCGCACCCTGCACGAATGGCTCGACACCATCCCCGCCAACAAGATCTTCGCCGCCGGGGGCGACTCCAATTATGTCGAGGGAGCGTATGGCCACTGCGCCATCGCCCGGCGCCTTGTGGCTGAAGTGCTGGCAGAACGGATGGCGCAAGGGACACTGGATCAGGCGCGGGCGATGTGGCTCGCCGGACGCCTTCTGCGCGAAAACGCCAAGGCATTCTTCAGGTTGTGA
- a CDS encoding DUF4340 domain-containing protein, which yields MSHRAAIALLAVFAVLCGAYWMMLRHEESSRQATAAAGRVFDFEPEALRRVSIQVEDRSPTVGVTEGGGLWRIVEPHELDAQNEVWTKIAVNLAELHRERTIEESPKDLAPYELNDPRLQIEFNTEDGQSHRVIFGKIGPMQVNRYAQVDGGAVILTPHNQYAQLNRQLLDLRQRYIFNVGPEGITRIEFVRIRQPEENAPKPQGAYPIEELGKVVVQQAGENDWRMLEPFEANANNALVLGLAKELQFAVGQEYVDAPENLDDFFLNPPGARITVYSGGGSAPQTLYIGGGTRTGDKDMLFAKRADAPTVFQIDGAIYGYFPKTPDAYRENRLLSRSALALKRVDYQAGDVNLTLEKDDQKRWRITQPVQEAADQEMVSGFISTLLKIRGESFPPISIVDAGLDKPAVMLKLAFENDNAPVLIRIGKTTEDKKMNYATLDTGVITLVPTQHAAAITRELFDFREKRIFEIAPDAVKRVALRFEDVDYAFTKDRRWNVEQPAEKIWDSQDDAKALVEAVARVDASGMAASETPADLAPYGLDSPLMILTVETASESGETATAGPFRIGAAVPDQTYLRFATVEGRPEIFHVNQSVIDKVREALKGVRNR from the coding sequence ATGAGCCACCGTGCCGCCATAGCGCTGCTTGCGGTTTTCGCGGTGCTGTGCGGCGCATACTGGATGATGCTGCGCCACGAAGAAAGCAGCCGCCAGGCCACGGCTGCCGCCGGGCGCGTCTTCGATTTCGAACCGGAAGCCCTGCGCAGAGTGTCTATTCAAGTTGAGGACCGCAGCCCGACTGTCGGCGTTACGGAAGGCGGCGGCCTCTGGCGCATTGTCGAGCCGCACGAACTCGACGCGCAGAACGAGGTCTGGACCAAAATCGCCGTCAACCTGGCCGAATTGCATCGCGAACGCACCATCGAAGAATCGCCCAAAGACCTCGCTCCGTATGAACTGAACGACCCCCGTCTCCAAATCGAGTTCAACACGGAGGACGGCCAATCGCACCGGGTAATCTTCGGCAAGATAGGGCCCATGCAAGTCAACCGCTACGCGCAGGTCGACGGCGGCGCGGTCATTCTGACGCCTCACAACCAGTATGCGCAATTGAACCGGCAACTGCTCGACCTGCGGCAGCGCTACATTTTCAACGTGGGCCCGGAAGGCATTACCCGCATCGAGTTCGTCAGAATCCGCCAGCCCGAGGAAAACGCGCCCAAACCACAGGGCGCCTACCCAATCGAGGAACTGGGCAAGGTCGTCGTCCAGCAGGCCGGCGAAAACGACTGGCGCATGCTCGAACCGTTCGAGGCCAACGCAAACAACGCGTTGGTGCTGGGCCTGGCCAAAGAACTCCAGTTCGCGGTCGGACAAGAATACGTGGACGCACCCGAGAACCTCGATGACTTCTTCCTGAATCCCCCCGGCGCGCGCATCACCGTCTATTCGGGAGGCGGCAGCGCGCCCCAGACCTTGTATATCGGCGGAGGAACCCGCACAGGCGACAAGGATATGTTGTTCGCGAAACGGGCCGATGCCCCAACGGTGTTTCAGATCGACGGCGCCATTTACGGCTATTTCCCCAAGACGCCCGACGCATATCGCGAGAACCGCCTGCTGTCCCGCAGCGCATTGGCGCTCAAACGCGTCGATTACCAGGCAGGGGATGTGAACCTCACCCTCGAGAAGGACGACCAGAAGCGTTGGCGCATCACCCAGCCGGTCCAGGAAGCGGCTGACCAGGAGATGGTCTCGGGTTTCATTTCGACCCTGTTGAAGATCCGCGGCGAATCCTTCCCGCCGATTTCAATCGTCGATGCGGGGCTTGACAAGCCCGCCGTCATGTTGAAGCTGGCGTTCGAAAACGACAACGCGCCCGTGCTGATCAGGATCGGCAAGACCACCGAAGACAAGAAAATGAATTATGCGACTCTCGACACAGGGGTGATCACCCTAGTGCCCACGCAACACGCCGCCGCCATCACGCGCGAACTGTTCGATTTCCGCGAGAAGCGCATCTTTGAGATTGCCCCGGACGCCGTGAAGCGCGTCGCACTCCGGTTCGAAGACGTCGACTACGCATTCACAAAAGACCGCCGCTGGAACGTCGAGCAGCCCGCCGAAAAGATCTGGGACAGCCAAGACGACGCCAAGGCGCTTGTGGAAGCGGTTGCCCGGGTCGACGCCTCCGGCATGGCCGCTTCCGAAACCCCGGCAGACTTGGCCCCCTACGGCCTGGACAGTCCCCTCATGATCTTGACCGTCGAGACGGCCAGCGAAAGCGGCGAGACCGCAACAGCCGGGCCGTTCCGCATCGGAGCTGCCGTCCCCGACCAGACCTACCTGCGGTTCGCCACCGTCGAAGGACGCCCCGAAATCTTTCACGTCAACCAGTCCGTTATCGATAAGGTTCGCGAAGCCTTGAAGGGCGTCCGAAACCGGTAA